Proteins encoded together in one Amblyomma americanum isolate KBUSLIRL-KWMA chromosome 1, ASM5285725v1, whole genome shotgun sequence window:
- the LOC144115961 gene encoding uncharacterized protein LOC144115961 has product MTMQDIQALEQHSVVLNEHLYTLQKEKEQLEVTEDSLKSCEAKVRLYTGMPNFAVLFAVFEALASFISHNVNNKLTKFQEFVLFMMKLKVNLQNADLAFRFNISEATVSRIFDKWLHVAYCRLKDEIIWPTRDALQKTMPQAFYDSFGANVAVIIDCFEIKIERPSSYLPRCETWSQYKGSNTTKFLIGIAPQGVVTYISEGWGGRASDKHITEHCGFLDNLVPGDVVLTDRGFNISESVGFYCAKLHVPAFTRGKKQLSAEDVQSTRKLANVRIHVERVIGLIRNKFIFLKSVVPIDYVVCRPGDEVSPLDKIVTVCCVLSNLCASIVAAPKDATGQQASASVDE; this is encoded by the coding sequence atgaccatgcaagacatacaggcactggagcagcattctgtagtgctgaatgaacatctgtacacattgcagaaagagaaagagcagctcgaggtgactgaagactcactgaaaagttgtgaagcaaaggtgcgactgtacactgggatgccaaactttgctgttttatttgctgtgttcgaagcactagcaagcttcatttcacacaatgtcaacaataagctcacaaaatttcaagaattcgttctgttcatgatgaagctaAAAGTAAATCTGCAAAACGCTGACCTTGCATTTCGGTTCAATATTTCAGAGGCTACAGTATCGCGCATTTTCGACAAGTGGCTGCACGTGGCGTATTGCAGACTTAAAGATGAAATAATCTGGCCCACACGAGATGCTTTGCAAAAGACAATGCCACAGGCATTCTACGACTCGTTTGGTGCGAATGTAGCAGTCATCATCGATTGCTTCGAAATCAAGATAGAAAGGCCATCATCGTATCTTCCAAGATGTGAAACATGGTCCCAGTATAAAGGTAGCAATACAACCAAGTTCCTGATTGGGATTGCTCCACAAGGTGTTGTTACATATATATCCGAAGGTTGGGGAGGCAGGGCAAGTGACAAACATATCACCGAACACTGTGGGTTTTTGGACAACTTGGTGCCTGGAGATGTTGTACTCACAGACAGGGGTTTTAACATCAGCGAAAGCGTTGGTTTCTACTGTGCAAAGCTTCACGTGCCAGCGTTtaccaggggaaagaaacaactttcagcagaagatgtgcagagcacaagaaagctcgcaaacgtgcgaatacacgtggaaagagtaattggactcattaggaataagtttatttttctgaagtctgtcgtgccaatcgattacgttgtgtgccggccaggagatgaagtctcaccactcgacaaaattgtaactgtgtgttgtgtgctatctaacttgtgtgcatcaattgttgctgcaccaaaggacgccactggacagcaggcttcagcctcagtggatgagtga